The following coding sequences are from one Elusimicrobiota bacterium window:
- a CDS encoding aspartate kinase — translation MIVMKFGGSSVGAPDRIARVIEIVRGRLARKPVVVVSAFRGVTDDLLALGREALGGNIGRLDLVGKRHRDAARDLGVDPAPLEPLLAELAELARGVSLLKELTPRTLDRLAGCGERLSARIVAAVFAKAGVPAVAVDASAAGLVTDERFGEAAPLPEADALLRAALGGDGPLRVVTGFIGRTRGGELTTLGRNGSDFSATIIGAALGAEEVEIWSDVDGIMTADPRLVPGARPLETLSFAEACELAHYGGKVLHPHTLVPAMRKGIPVRALNTFKPEHPGTRIVAAAAAAHGVALKSIAFKRHQLILSASSPRMLSGPGFLARIFAALARHDIDVDMVATSEVSVSATTGDEKGVAKAVEELSAEFETTVERGMSVVCAVGDAIQSTPGVAAEIFGAMKSAGVNVRMISQGASKNNVAFVVEDAAVDAAVRALHSRFFPI, via the coding sequence ATGATCGTCATGAAATTCGGCGGCTCCAGCGTCGGCGCGCCCGACCGCATCGCGCGCGTCATCGAGATCGTGCGCGGGCGCCTGGCGCGCAAGCCGGTCGTGGTGGTGTCCGCCTTCCGGGGCGTGACCGACGACCTGCTCGCCCTCGGACGCGAGGCCCTGGGGGGGAACATCGGGCGGCTCGACCTCGTCGGCAAGCGCCATCGCGACGCGGCGCGCGACCTCGGCGTTGATCCCGCCCCGCTCGAGCCGCTGCTGGCGGAGCTCGCGGAGCTGGCGCGCGGAGTCTCGCTCCTCAAGGAGCTCACGCCGCGCACGCTGGACCGACTCGCCGGCTGCGGCGAGCGCTTGTCGGCGCGCATCGTGGCGGCCGTGTTCGCCAAGGCGGGCGTGCCGGCCGTCGCGGTGGACGCCTCCGCGGCGGGGCTGGTCACGGACGAGCGGTTCGGCGAGGCCGCTCCGCTGCCGGAGGCCGACGCGCTGCTGCGCGCCGCGCTCGGCGGCGACGGACCGCTGCGGGTCGTCACGGGCTTCATCGGCCGGACGCGGGGCGGGGAACTGACGACCTTGGGCCGCAACGGAAGCGATTTCTCCGCGACCATCATCGGGGCGGCGCTCGGAGCGGAGGAGGTCGAGATCTGGTCGGACGTGGACGGGATCATGACCGCGGACCCGCGGCTGGTGCCCGGCGCGCGGCCGCTGGAGACCTTGAGCTTCGCGGAGGCCTGCGAGCTGGCGCACTACGGGGGGAAGGTCCTGCATCCGCACACCTTGGTGCCGGCCATGCGCAAGGGAATCCCGGTGCGGGCGCTCAACACGTTCAAGCCGGAGCATCCGGGCACGCGGATCGTCGCGGCGGCGGCGGCGGCGCACGGCGTGGCGCTGAAGTCCATCGCCTTCAAGCGGCATCAGCTGATCCTGAGCGCGTCGAGCCCGCGCATGCTGTCGGGCCCCGGCTTCCTGGCGCGCATCTTCGCGGCCCTGGCGCGGCACGACATCGACGTGGACATGGTGGCGACGTCGGAGGTGTCGGTGTCGGCGACGACCGGGGACGAGAAGGGCGTGGCCAAGGCCGTCGAGGAGCTGTCGGCCGAGTTCGAGACCACGGTCGAGCGGGGCATGTCGGTGGTCTGCGCCGTCGGCGACGCGATCCAGTCCACGCCCGGCGTCGCCGCGGAGATCTTCGGCGCGATGAAGTCGGCCGGGGTCAACGTGCGCATGATCTCCCAGGGCGCCTCCAAGAACAACGTCGCCTTCGTCGTCGAGGACGCGGCCGTCGACGCCGCGGTCAGGGCCCTGCACTCCCGCTTCTTCCCCATTTGA
- a CDS encoding helix-turn-helix transcriptional regulator, with amino-acid sequence MAENLRRLRRERGISQRQLADEAKVNSSVVNRAERGGNTAIETWIKLFSGLGYVVLFDVQELAEECGDLLAEEAQRRRDNRRWGLLKSGKILGWPY; translated from the coding sequence TTGGCCGAAAATCTGAGACGCCTGCGCCGGGAGCGCGGCATCTCGCAGCGTCAACTCGCCGACGAGGCGAAGGTCAACTCCTCGGTCGTCAACCGGGCGGAGCGCGGCGGGAACACCGCGATCGAGACATGGATCAAGCTGTTCTCGGGACTGGGCTACGTCGTGCTGTTCGACGTCCAGGAGCTCGCGGAGGAATGCGGAGATCTGCTGGCCGAGGAGGCCCAGCGGCGACGGGACAACCGCCGCTGGGGCCTGCTGAAATCGGGGAAGATTCTCGGCTGGCCGTATTGA
- a CDS encoding NADH-quinone oxidoreductase subunit L — MTAAQVPPAAWLLFAAPVSAILVGFFGFRRWKPEWTHLPVLASCAVVTASAFWLAAHVYTGHSFDLNLFRFAEAGDWAVDFGLRVDGPGVAVLAMVSFVGSLIHLYAAGYMKGDPGFSRFFLVFHLFFLAMIGLLTANNFVQLYLFWELVGVASYLLVGYWFHKETARKAALKAFLTNRVGDFGLLLAVLLIVLQFKITHFHLLYLKAASGATFELLPVIGVLLVWAACAKSAQFPLYFWLPDAMEGPTPTSALMHAATMVTAGVFLLVRSWPLISLVEGLPHLIAWIGAITALGAAVVAGTKKDLKRILAYSTVSHLGLMMLALGLGQIAAALFHLIVHGFFKAALFLCAGNVAHALHQPTANVDDVGGLQKSMRLTYLSFLLAALSLAGVFPLGGFFSKDAILDAAWHHGGALAAMGMLVAAGSAFYIFRMLFLAFYGARPEQKRAPHAHEAEPILGVPVLFLALGAAAAGLLKGPVERFVLVGWRGMPSGLAGLDLVLNLPGEPVLPHLNLTVAALGTFMAALGAAAAWRLTMSDPGFDWRWRGGAAEAMFESDFGWKTFVDWFASAVSRLAGFTGGVLDKAGVDGAVEGSGGFVRAAGAAIARSAQGRINDYLWWMLAGTAVLLLRVLR; from the coding sequence ATGACCGCCGCCCAAGTGCCGCCGGCCGCCTGGCTCCTGTTCGCGGCTCCCGTGTCGGCGATCCTGGTCGGGTTCTTCGGCTTCCGCCGCTGGAAGCCCGAGTGGACGCATCTGCCGGTCCTCGCCTCGTGCGCGGTCGTCACCGCGTCGGCCTTCTGGCTCGCGGCCCACGTCTACACCGGCCACAGCTTCGACCTGAACCTGTTCCGCTTCGCCGAAGCCGGAGACTGGGCCGTGGACTTCGGCCTGCGCGTCGACGGCCCCGGCGTCGCGGTGCTCGCGATGGTCTCCTTCGTCGGCTCGTTGATCCACCTGTACGCCGCGGGCTACATGAAGGGCGACCCGGGATTCTCGCGGTTCTTCCTGGTCTTTCATCTGTTCTTCCTCGCGATGATCGGCCTGCTGACGGCCAACAACTTCGTCCAGCTGTACCTGTTCTGGGAGCTCGTCGGCGTGGCGTCGTACCTCCTCGTCGGGTACTGGTTCCATAAGGAGACGGCCCGCAAGGCCGCCCTGAAGGCCTTCCTGACCAACCGCGTCGGCGACTTCGGCCTCCTGCTCGCGGTGCTCCTGATCGTCCTCCAGTTCAAGATCACGCATTTCCACCTGCTGTACCTGAAGGCCGCGAGCGGCGCGACCTTCGAGCTCCTGCCCGTGATCGGCGTCCTCCTCGTGTGGGCGGCGTGCGCGAAGTCCGCGCAGTTCCCGCTGTACTTCTGGCTGCCCGACGCGATGGAGGGGCCGACGCCGACCTCGGCGCTGATGCACGCCGCGACGATGGTGACCGCGGGCGTGTTCCTGCTCGTGCGTTCCTGGCCGCTGATCTCGCTCGTCGAAGGCCTGCCGCACCTCATCGCGTGGATCGGGGCGATCACCGCCCTCGGCGCGGCGGTCGTCGCCGGCACGAAGAAGGACCTCAAGAGGATACTCGCCTACTCCACGGTCAGCCACCTCGGCCTCATGATGCTGGCGCTCGGCCTCGGCCAGATCGCCGCGGCGCTCTTCCACCTCATCGTGCACGGCTTCTTCAAGGCCGCCCTGTTCCTCTGCGCGGGCAACGTCGCCCACGCCCTGCATCAGCCGACGGCCAACGTCGACGACGTCGGCGGCCTGCAGAAGAGCATGCGCCTGACCTACCTCTCCTTCCTGCTCGCGGCGCTCTCGCTGGCCGGCGTGTTCCCGCTCGGCGGCTTCTTCAGCAAGGACGCGATCCTCGACGCCGCCTGGCACCACGGCGGGGCCCTGGCGGCGATGGGCATGCTCGTCGCCGCGGGCTCGGCGTTCTACATCTTCCGCATGCTGTTCCTCGCCTTCTACGGCGCGCGCCCCGAGCAGAAGCGGGCGCCGCACGCGCACGAGGCCGAGCCGATCCTGGGAGTGCCGGTGCTGTTCCTGGCGCTGGGCGCCGCGGCCGCGGGCCTGCTCAAGGGGCCGGTCGAGCGCTTCGTGCTCGTGGGTTGGCGCGGCATGCCGAGCGGCCTGGCGGGCCTCGACCTCGTGCTGAACCTGCCCGGCGAGCCGGTCCTGCCTCATCTCAACCTGACGGTGGCGGCCCTGGGGACCTTCATGGCGGCGCTCGGCGCGGCGGCGGCGTGGCGCCTGACGATGTCCGACCCCGGCTTCGACTGGCGCTGGCGCGGCGGCGCGGCCGAGGCGATGTTCGAGTCCGATTTCGGCTGGAAGACCTTCGTCGACTGGTTCGCGTCCGCCGTCTCCCGGCTCGCCGGCTTCACCGGCGGGGTCCTCGACAAGGCCGGGGTGGACGGCGCCGTCGAGGGCAGCGGCGGGTTCGTCCGCGCCGCGGGCGCGGCGATCGCGCGCTCCGCCCAGGGCCGGATCAACGATTATCTGTGGTGGATGCTGGCCGGCACGGCCGTCCTCCTCCTGAGGGTCCTGCGATGA
- a CDS encoding YfhO family protein → MAAPPRRTTLYWASASAALALIGPALLRGEGLLATAALWRVPPWNAVLPPRLGAGLLADQLLYLAPWRQFMREGFLAWDLPLWNPFILAGVPFAACIQAAPFHPLNAGLLWLPAVPFTLVSAFLKLFCAGVFTGLHLRRLGASERGCVLGAVVFSLGGFMVAWLGHPHSTTACLLPALFWALGRLSDRPGSREAALLALFTGLALLGGHPPTMLHVLGAAAAYGLFLSAGRPRFLVWAALGAALGACLAAPALLPYFEYAGLSSTAAASGSLARWGFRLSPWLPLHLLMPLASGSPARGAEILAGLFGLGPESNFIERAAWTGLIPLAFAALAVARRRDGQTLFHLGLALFGLSAALGAPPLPWLWKALPAFSAANPTRLLLVWTFGVAVLAGLGADADPARLEPAVRRVLRWSLWVPSVLALSAYWILAWRSLDELRPSEVLFAVAVMAVFLAECLAARRLLDPRRRAWTPWLAGLFCLIPALDVNPSAPASTFYPETPAITALRDAAGEGRVFALGRALEPNLGMPFRLRDARGRDFTAPRRYEELVTGRAGDFDFYSGAAEPPPNPTLLAVGAVGATARTASAAPKGWKPVHEGDLLVFRAPAPARRALFVAEARTAAPAEVLAAVRAPGFDPARMVWLDDGDAPAFKAAKGAARIAADGADSVVVEVDAGGPGWLVLLDNWYPGWEAAVDGRPARVRRADYAFRAVEVPAGKSVVRFDYRPRPFRLGLLLALLAAPALLAAALL, encoded by the coding sequence ATGGCGGCGCCGCCGAGACGGACCACTCTTTATTGGGCCTCGGCCTCGGCCGCTCTGGCCCTGATCGGGCCGGCGCTCCTGCGCGGAGAAGGCCTGCTCGCCACCGCCGCGCTGTGGCGGGTGCCGCCGTGGAACGCGGTCCTCCCGCCTCGCCTCGGCGCCGGGCTGCTGGCCGATCAGCTCCTGTACTTGGCGCCGTGGCGCCAGTTCATGCGCGAGGGATTCCTGGCGTGGGACCTCCCGTTGTGGAACCCCTTCATCCTGGCCGGGGTCCCGTTCGCGGCGTGCATCCAGGCCGCGCCGTTCCATCCGCTGAACGCCGGGCTCCTGTGGCTTCCCGCCGTCCCGTTCACCTTGGTCTCCGCTTTCCTCAAGCTGTTCTGCGCGGGCGTTTTCACGGGGCTGCATCTGCGGCGCCTCGGCGCCTCGGAGCGCGGCTGCGTCCTCGGGGCCGTCGTCTTCTCCCTGGGCGGCTTCATGGTCGCCTGGCTCGGCCATCCGCACTCGACGACCGCGTGCCTGCTGCCGGCGCTGTTCTGGGCGCTGGGACGGCTGTCGGACCGCCCGGGATCCCGCGAGGCCGCGCTCCTCGCCCTGTTCACCGGCCTGGCCTTGCTCGGCGGCCATCCTCCGACGATGCTCCACGTCCTCGGCGCGGCCGCCGCGTACGGGCTTTTCCTGTCGGCCGGGCGCCCGCGCTTCCTCGTCTGGGCGGCGCTGGGCGCGGCGCTCGGCGCCTGCCTGGCGGCGCCCGCCTTGCTCCCTTACTTCGAGTACGCCGGCCTCAGCTCGACGGCCGCCGCCTCGGGCTCGCTCGCGCGCTGGGGCTTCCGCCTGTCGCCGTGGCTGCCGCTGCACCTGCTCATGCCGCTCGCCTCGGGCTCGCCCGCGCGCGGCGCCGAGATACTGGCCGGCCTGTTCGGGCTCGGCCCGGAGAGCAATTTCATCGAGCGCGCGGCGTGGACCGGCCTGATCCCGCTCGCCTTCGCCGCGCTGGCCGTCGCGCGCCGCCGCGACGGGCAGACCCTGTTCCATCTGGGGCTCGCGCTGTTCGGACTGTCGGCCGCGCTCGGCGCGCCGCCGCTGCCGTGGCTGTGGAAGGCGCTCCCCGCCTTCTCGGCGGCGAACCCGACGCGGCTGCTGCTCGTCTGGACCTTCGGCGTCGCCGTGCTCGCGGGGCTGGGCGCGGACGCCGACCCCGCGCGGCTCGAGCCCGCGGTCCGGCGCGTCCTGCGCTGGTCGCTGTGGGTCCCGTCCGTCCTGGCGCTCTCCGCGTATTGGATCCTGGCCTGGCGCTCCCTCGACGAACTCCGCCCGAGCGAGGTCCTGTTCGCGGTCGCGGTGATGGCGGTGTTCCTCGCGGAATGCCTCGCGGCGCGGCGGCTGCTCGACCCGAGGCGGCGCGCCTGGACGCCGTGGCTGGCGGGCCTGTTCTGCCTGATCCCCGCTCTCGACGTCAACCCGTCGGCGCCGGCGTCCACCTTCTATCCGGAGACCCCGGCGATCACGGCCCTGAGGGACGCGGCGGGCGAGGGGCGCGTGTTCGCGCTCGGGCGGGCGCTCGAGCCGAACCTGGGCATGCCCTTCCGTCTGCGCGACGCGCGCGGGCGGGACTTCACCGCGCCCCGGCGCTACGAGGAGCTCGTGACGGGACGTGCCGGGGATTTCGATTTCTATTCGGGCGCGGCCGAGCCGCCGCCGAACCCGACTTTGCTCGCCGTCGGGGCCGTCGGAGCGACCGCGAGGACCGCGTCGGCCGCGCCGAAGGGCTGGAAGCCGGTCCACGAGGGGGACCTGCTCGTCTTCCGCGCGCCGGCCCCCGCCCGCCGCGCGCTGTTCGTCGCCGAGGCCCGCACGGCGGCGCCCGCCGAGGTCCTCGCCGCCGTGCGCGCGCCGGGCTTCGACCCGGCGCGCATGGTCTGGCTCGACGACGGCGACGCGCCGGCCTTCAAGGCCGCGAAGGGCGCGGCGCGCATCGCCGCGGACGGCGCGGACTCCGTCGTCGTCGAGGTCGACGCGGGCGGTCCCGGCTGGCTGGTGCTCCTCGACAACTGGTACCCGGGCTGGGAGGCGGCGGTGGACGGCCGGCCCGCCCGCGTGCGCCGCGCCGACTACGCGTTCCGGGCCGTCGAGGTGCCCGCCGGGAAGTCCGTCGTGCGCTTCGACTACCGCCCGCGCCCGTTCCGGCTCGGCCTGCTGCTCGCCCTGCTCGCCGCGCCGGCGCTGCTCGCCGCGGCGCTGCTCTAG
- a CDS encoding flippase-like domain-containing protein, whose protein sequence is MKSGGRVALAVGAAVALGLLSWVVGSNYAEVRAAAADLSWGWAGAALLCALTSHAMGGLALSAVLTLLGHPLGAPTVLGISLVSTTANYVVSTGGVSGFALKAHLLHKRLVPIATTIVASALTSVILYAVLAAVLVQGLASLMFRLQGSRVGLVEGVVGLCVLIVAAGGLIVLFLDGRLRGKAARRVFHWTNQAAFRLSTKQIPAESFMAFERQMAHGLARIRHEHGHLTRAVLFTCLDWGFAMLSLWLCFKAVGDPLPLGPLSAVFAVGQGATLIPVLPGGLGAAEGSTAAVLVALGYDGGRAVVAALLYRAAYYVVPSLLSVLVLWGLKVSEPSVLAEAAALAEELPRK, encoded by the coding sequence ATGAAGAGCGGGGGGCGCGTGGCCCTCGCCGTCGGCGCGGCCGTCGCGCTCGGGCTGCTCTCGTGGGTCGTGGGCTCGAACTACGCCGAGGTCCGCGCGGCGGCGGCCGACCTGTCGTGGGGCTGGGCGGGCGCGGCGCTGCTGTGCGCGCTGACGAGCCACGCGATGGGCGGGCTCGCGCTGTCGGCGGTCCTGACCTTGCTCGGCCATCCGCTGGGAGCCCCGACCGTGCTCGGCATCTCGCTCGTGTCGACGACGGCGAACTACGTGGTCTCGACCGGCGGCGTGAGCGGCTTCGCGCTCAAGGCGCACCTCCTGCACAAGCGCCTCGTGCCGATCGCGACGACCATCGTCGCCTCCGCTCTGACCTCGGTGATCCTGTACGCCGTCCTCGCCGCGGTCCTCGTGCAGGGCCTCGCGTCCCTGATGTTCCGGCTCCAGGGCAGCCGCGTCGGCCTCGTCGAGGGCGTCGTGGGCCTGTGCGTCCTGATCGTGGCCGCCGGCGGGCTGATCGTCCTGTTCCTCGACGGGCGCCTGCGCGGCAAGGCCGCGAGGCGCGTGTTCCACTGGACGAACCAGGCCGCCTTCCGGCTCTCGACCAAGCAGATCCCGGCGGAGAGCTTCATGGCCTTCGAGAGGCAGATGGCGCACGGCCTCGCCCGCATCCGGCACGAGCACGGGCACCTGACGCGCGCGGTGCTGTTCACCTGCCTCGACTGGGGCTTCGCGATGCTCTCGCTGTGGCTGTGCTTCAAGGCGGTCGGCGATCCGCTTCCGCTGGGCCCGCTGTCCGCCGTGTTCGCGGTCGGCCAGGGCGCGACCTTGATCCCGGTCCTGCCCGGAGGGCTCGGCGCGGCCGAGGGCTCGACGGCGGCCGTGCTCGTCGCCCTCGGCTACGACGGGGGGCGCGCCGTCGTCGCGGCCCTGCTGTACCGCGCGGCCTACTACGTCGTGCCGTCCCTGCTCAGCGTCCTCGTGCTCTGGGGGCTCAAGGTCTCCGAGCCGTCCGTGCTCGCTGAGGCCGCCGCTTTGGCCGAGGAGCTTCCGCGGAAGTAG
- a CDS encoding response regulator, translating into MKKVVVVDDDDDMRELMCMLLRGRYDVSTANDGAKGLAVVRAVRPDVLVLDLLMPIMHGFEVCQRLRADPELKGIKILISSSKSYQHDVRTAVEETGADGYIVKPFEVGEFNRRVDEMAGGA; encoded by the coding sequence GTGAAAAAGGTGGTGGTCGTCGACGACGACGATGACATGCGCGAGCTGATGTGCATGCTGCTGCGCGGACGCTACGACGTCTCCACCGCCAACGACGGCGCGAAGGGGCTCGCGGTCGTGCGCGCGGTGCGTCCCGACGTCCTCGTGCTCGACCTGCTCATGCCCATCATGCACGGCTTCGAGGTCTGCCAGCGCCTGCGCGCCGACCCGGAGCTGAAGGGCATCAAGATCCTGATCAGCTCCTCGAAGTCCTACCAGCACGACGTGCGCACCGCCGTCGAGGAGACGGGCGCCGACGGCTACATCGTCAAGCCCTTCGAGGTCGGCGAGTTCAATCGCCGCGTCGACGAGATGGCGGGCGGCGCCTGA
- a CDS encoding NADH-quinone oxidoreductase subunit A, producing the protein MSKLSLFALGVNLLVVLGVTGLFANAGRLFGPRPKHQGDAELPYETGMPPLAPAYERMTVSYWRYAVLFVVFDVDLAFLLPWALSRPALSLESMLAITTFAALMLLMLAYFWRKGVLECR; encoded by the coding sequence ATGAGCAAGCTCTCCCTGTTCGCGCTCGGCGTCAACCTCCTGGTCGTCCTCGGCGTCACGGGGCTGTTCGCCAACGCCGGCCGCCTGTTCGGCCCGCGGCCCAAGCACCAGGGCGACGCCGAGCTCCCGTACGAGACCGGCATGCCGCCGCTGGCGCCCGCCTACGAGCGCATGACCGTCTCCTACTGGCGCTACGCGGTCCTGTTCGTCGTCTTCGACGTGGACCTCGCCTTCCTCCTGCCGTGGGCCCTGTCCCGGCCGGCGCTGTCCCTGGAGTCCATGCTCGCCATCACCACCTTCGCCGCCTTGATGCTTCTGATGCTCGCCTATTTCTGGCGCAAAGGGGTCCTCGAATGCCGTTAG
- a CDS encoding NADH-quinone oxidoreductase subunit M — protein sequence MSAPLTMLWLTPLAGAAACALLGSRARYAALFFSMLFAGLVAGVACGQSAGVLSVINEIGPAWAYGISYRLSADSLSLGLIALTAFLNLICVAASWELEVPAGYWACFLALASALTGVFLARDLFLFYVFWEATLIPMFFIIGLWGSSNRLHAAVKFFLFTFAGSVFMLLALLALVSAHHRVTGVWTWDLAALDASTLGSAAPLVFWGLVLGFAVKIPMFPLHTWLPDAHTEAPAAGSVMLAGVMLKMGVYGLLRVALPLFPTLSFDALPVLGGLAAFSTIYGALCAMAQTDLKRMIAYSSIAHLGFCLLGVLSRTSQGLVGGTLQLINHGLTTGALFLMVGFLYERAHKRGLSDFGDLAARAPCLTFFFGFSTLASVGLPGLNGFVGEFMALSGALAVLPILAFAGVLGVTLAAAYALPAFQAVFWAPAGPGSVSEKVVDLDLRERAVLWTLSLLMLWIGLAPKPWLAYFEPALRGLVR from the coding sequence ATGAGCGCCCCGCTCACGATGCTGTGGCTGACCCCGCTGGCCGGCGCCGCCGCGTGCGCCCTGCTCGGCTCCCGCGCGCGCTACGCGGCGCTGTTCTTCTCGATGCTCTTCGCGGGACTGGTCGCGGGGGTCGCCTGCGGCCAGAGCGCCGGCGTCCTGTCGGTCATCAACGAGATCGGGCCGGCGTGGGCGTACGGCATCTCCTACCGCCTCTCCGCGGACTCCCTCTCGCTGGGCCTCATCGCGCTCACGGCGTTCCTGAACCTGATCTGCGTCGCCGCGTCCTGGGAGCTCGAGGTCCCGGCGGGGTACTGGGCCTGCTTCCTGGCGCTCGCCTCGGCGCTGACCGGGGTGTTCCTCGCCCGCGACCTGTTCCTCTTCTACGTGTTCTGGGAGGCGACCTTGATCCCGATGTTCTTCATCATCGGCCTGTGGGGCTCGAGCAACCGCCTGCACGCCGCGGTGAAGTTCTTCCTGTTCACCTTCGCGGGCTCGGTGTTCATGCTGCTGGCCCTGCTCGCGCTCGTCAGCGCCCACCACCGCGTCACCGGCGTCTGGACCTGGGACCTCGCGGCGCTCGACGCGTCGACGCTGGGGAGCGCGGCGCCGCTCGTGTTCTGGGGCCTGGTCCTGGGCTTCGCCGTCAAGATCCCCATGTTCCCGCTGCACACCTGGCTGCCCGACGCGCACACCGAGGCGCCGGCCGCCGGCTCCGTCATGCTCGCCGGCGTGATGCTCAAGATGGGCGTGTACGGCCTGCTGCGCGTGGCGCTCCCGCTGTTCCCGACCCTGTCCTTCGACGCGCTGCCCGTCCTCGGCGGCCTGGCCGCCTTCAGCACGATCTACGGCGCGCTGTGCGCGATGGCCCAGACCGACCTCAAGCGCATGATCGCCTACTCCTCCATCGCCCACCTCGGCTTCTGCCTGCTCGGGGTGCTCTCGCGCACGAGCCAGGGCCTCGTCGGCGGGACGCTCCAGCTCATCAACCACGGCCTCACCACCGGCGCGCTGTTCCTGATGGTCGGCTTCCTTTATGAGCGCGCGCACAAGCGCGGCCTCTCCGACTTCGGCGACCTCGCCGCGCGCGCGCCCTGCCTCACGTTCTTCTTCGGCTTCTCGACGCTCGCCTCCGTCGGCCTGCCGGGGCTCAACGGCTTCGTCGGCGAGTTCATGGCCCTTTCCGGCGCACTGGCGGTCCTGCCCATCCTCGCCTTCGCCGGCGTCCTCGGCGTGACCTTGGCCGCCGCGTACGCCCTGCCCGCCTTCCAGGCCGTGTTCTGGGCGCCCGCCGGCCCCGGCTCGGTCAGCGAGAAGGTCGTCGACCTCGACCTTCGGGAGCGCGCCGTGCTCTGGACGTTGAGCCTGCTCATGCTCTGGATCGGCCTGGCGCCGAAGCCGTGGCTGGCCTATTTCGAGCCCGCGCTCCGGGGGCTCGTCCGATGA
- a CDS encoding NADH-quinone oxidoreductase subunit K, giving the protein MNLTAVVWATTGALFSFGLIIVVFRRQLLAMLLGLELMLAAVNVSLVHHAGLFNDAEALAVVALVIAVAAAEAVVGLSLILRMRRGGRGADAALLTELQG; this is encoded by the coding sequence GTGAACCTGACCGCGGTCGTCTGGGCGACGACGGGGGCGTTGTTCTCCTTCGGGCTCATCATCGTCGTCTTCCGCCGCCAGCTCCTGGCCATGCTGCTCGGCCTCGAGCTGATGCTCGCCGCCGTCAACGTGAGCCTCGTCCACCACGCCGGCCTGTTCAACGACGCCGAGGCCCTGGCGGTCGTCGCCCTCGTCATCGCCGTCGCCGCCGCCGAGGCGGTCGTCGGCCTCTCCTTGATCCTGCGCATGCGCCGCGGAGGGCGCGGCGCCGACGCCGCGCTGCTGACGGAGCTGCAGGGATGA
- a CDS encoding MBL fold metallo-hydrolase, which produces MRVRFWGVRGSIPAPGPRTVRYGGNTPCVEMEIAGETFIIDAGTGIRELGFDLMRRAAGGPIKGRLFIGHTHWDHIQGFPFFTPLFLPTTKFEVYGMHGTMKSFQEVMAGQMHSTYFPLQLKDLGSKPEFHEMNGPLQAGAVRVTTHFLNHPGITVGYRFEYEGKVVSYISDHEPYGALNPKGEFSDKEDAAIARFVAGSDLLICEAQYTPDEYRMKRGWGHSTFADILDLAQAAEVKRMALFHHDPLHDDDKLDARLVESVALISSRKLSIDCFAAREGQVVEL; this is translated from the coding sequence ATGCGCGTGCGCTTCTGGGGCGTGCGCGGCTCGATCCCGGCGCCCGGGCCGAGGACGGTCCGCTACGGCGGCAACACGCCGTGCGTGGAGATGGAGATCGCCGGCGAGACCTTCATCATCGACGCCGGGACCGGCATCCGCGAGCTCGGCTTCGACCTGATGCGGCGCGCGGCCGGCGGGCCGATCAAGGGCCGCCTGTTCATCGGCCACACCCACTGGGACCACATCCAGGGCTTCCCCTTCTTCACGCCGCTGTTCCTGCCGACGACGAAGTTCGAGGTCTACGGCATGCACGGCACGATGAAGTCCTTCCAGGAGGTGATGGCGGGACAGATGCACTCGACCTACTTCCCCCTCCAGCTCAAGGACCTCGGCTCCAAGCCCGAGTTCCACGAGATGAACGGCCCCCTGCAGGCGGGCGCGGTCAGGGTCACGACCCATTTCCTGAACCACCCGGGCATCACCGTCGGCTACCGCTTCGAATACGAGGGCAAGGTCGTCTCCTACATCAGCGACCACGAGCCTTACGGCGCGCTGAACCCGAAGGGCGAGTTCAGCGACAAGGAGGACGCGGCGATCGCGCGCTTCGTCGCCGGGTCGGACCTGCTGATCTGCGAGGCGCAGTACACCCCCGACGAGTACAGGATGAAGCGCGGCTGGGGCCACAGCACCTTCGCGGACATCCTCGACCTGGCGCAGGCGGCCGAGGTCAAGCGCATGGCGCTGTTCCACCACGACCCGCTGCACGACGACGACAAGCTCGACGCCCGCCTGGTCGAGAGCGTCGCCCTGATCTCCTCGCGCAAGCTCTCCATCGACTGCTTCGCGGCGAGGGAAGGCCAGGTCGTCGAGCTCTAG
- a CDS encoding NADH-quinone oxidoreductase subunit J, with product MVVWAALVAGIVAVFFAGVMLLHRSLYVSAVSLLVVLLQTAALFLLCGSPLLGLLQVMIYAGAVMVLVVITVMAAGEEGERFADFSFPRPLAWAGVIAAVLEIALVLSRGDAPAAVPVDPALQAKLGAVLFQPYALATEAVTLLMFLAALAIAPEREAA from the coding sequence ATGGTCGTGTGGGCCGCGCTGGTCGCGGGAATCGTCGCCGTTTTCTTCGCCGGAGTGATGCTTCTGCATCGCTCCCTCTACGTGAGCGCGGTCAGCCTCCTCGTCGTGCTGCTGCAGACCGCGGCGCTCTTCCTCCTCTGCGGCTCGCCCCTGCTCGGCCTGCTCCAGGTCATGATCTACGCCGGCGCGGTGATGGTCCTCGTCGTGATCACGGTCATGGCGGCCGGCGAGGAGGGCGAGCGCTTCGCCGACTTCTCGTTCCCGCGGCCGCTGGCCTGGGCCGGCGTGATCGCGGCCGTTCTCGAGATCGCGCTCGTCCTGTCCCGCGGCGACGCCCCGGCGGCCGTCCCCGTGGACCCGGCGCTCCAGGCGAAGCTCGGCGCCGTCCTTTTCCAGCCCTACGCGCTGGCCACCGAAGCCGTGACCCTGCTCATGTTCCTCGCGGCGCTGGCGATAGCGCCGGAGCGGGAGGCCGCGTGA